The Phaenicophaeus curvirostris isolate KB17595 chromosome 15, BPBGC_Pcur_1.0, whole genome shotgun sequence genome window below encodes:
- the LOC138727198 gene encoding protocadherin gamma-A12-like: MRAAGRRWGRRERALLWCVLGAAWEAAWGQLRYSVPEEMPKGSFVGDVAKDLALQVPALRERGVRLVSAGRTQYLSLHGKTGHLVTAERIDREQLCRLQEKCVLRCEVIVDGEMQAYEIEVEVKDINDNAPTFREAEKELRMSETTAPGSHFPLPRAHDPDLGRNSLQSYELSGDDHFSLSVQAGPGGAERPELVLAKALDREETASYELVLRAMDGGEPSRTGTARLRVAVLDANDNAPVFSQAEYAVRVPEDVPVGSTLVTLTATDPDDGTNGHVMYSFSAKAPQIFQVDSETGAVTLLQSLDFEEGDSYELEVQAEDGGGLSDTARVVMTVTDVNDNSPEISVRSALTEISEDAPPGTVVALLHVLDRDSGPNGEVRCSLDGSVPFRLQSSRGSYYSVVTSRELDREEVSEYNVTVRATDGGSPPRWSSAVLRLRVLDVNDNAPVFSEARYSARVRENNAAGALLVRVRARDADWGANARVRYRLCEGRVRGAALSSYVSLEAETGALYALRSFDYEEVREVGLWVRAEDGGSPSLSSNASVRLEIADENDNAPQVLYPPPAGAGAGPGAGWAGSGVELASRSWEPGSLVAKVVAVDADAGQNAWLSYELWKATEPGLFRVGPHSGEVRTARSPLARDASRHSLVVVVKDHGRPALSATATLTVVLAESVAELLWELGSAAAAVPGEPAGSLTRWLVVAVAAVSCLFLAFLLLLLALRLRRWRRSQLLPPPGSGALRAVPGSPFVGLDGVRAFLRSYSHEVSLTADSRKSRLRLSPDSACDTLPARPPPAEPEPLLDEDPDAARRFPAAAASAALSPPLGNAFPVRILRFQCRAELLGSPFGGCEQTGRAKEESALRWPMSPTPGSCRDCGEERGERSAAAVPPAGAAVVRGAAAAAASAPAGWGLSRRRPERQRRGQQRREAAPSSLSCGGPCARGGERLRGREERGERWRAWRAGRGGGEQRGERCWPPCCWACGAGRRRRGTAQLCIDVTDANDNAPVVAQERYRASLREDAPRGSALLNVSDADAGTNARIACGFGEMSSKVLQKFVLDAESGTITLREALDFEDTRGYALLVEARDGGGLVAHCEVDVEVLGVNDNATLVLWARRA, from the exons atgcgggcggcggggaggcgCTGGGGCCGGCGGGAGCGAGCGCTGCTGTGGTGCGTGCTGGGGGCGGCGTGGGAGGCGGCGTGGGGGCAGCTGCGCTACTCGGTGCCCGAGGAGATGCCCAAGGGCTCCTTCGTGGGCGACGTGGCCAAGGACCTGGCGCTGCAGGTGCCGGCGCTGCGCGAACGCGGGGTGCGCCTTGTGTCCGCGGGCAGGACGCAGTATTTGTCCCTGCACGGGAAGACGGGACATTTAGTGACGGCGGAGAGGATCGACAGGGAGCAGCTGTGCCGGCTGCAGGAGAAATGCGTGCTGCGCTGTGAGGTGATAGTGGACGGGGAAATGCAGGCTTACGAAATCGAAGTGGAAGTCAAGGACATTAACGACAACGCTCCCACCTTccgagaagcagaaaaagaattgaGAATGAGCGAGACGACAGCCCCAGGGTCGCATTTTCCTCTGCCCAGGGCTCACGACCCGGATTTGGGACGGAATTCGCTTCAGAGCTACGAGCTGAGCGGCGACGATCACTTCTCGCTGTCGGTGCAGGCGGGTCCCGGCGGGGCTGAGCGTCCCGAGCTGGTGCTGGCCAAGGCGCTGGACCGGGAGGAGACGGCGTCGTACGAGCTGGTGCTGAGGGCGATGGACGGCGGCGAGCCATCCCGGACGGGCACGGCGCGGCTCCGTGTGGCTGTGCTGGACGCCaacgacaacgcgcccgtgTTCAGCCAGGCGGAGTACGCGGTGCGTGTGCCGGAGGACGTGCCCGTGGGCTCCACCCTCGTCACCCTCACGGCCACCGACCCCGACGACGGGACGAATGGGCACGTCATGTATTCATTTTCTGCGAAAGCCCCCCAGATTTTCCAGGTAGACTCTGAGACAGGAGCAGTTACGCTGCTGCAGAGTTTGGACTTCGAGGAAGGTGATTCCTATGAATTGGAGGTGCAGGCAGAAGACGGAGGCGGCCTTTCCGACACGGCGAGAGTTGTTATGACAGTGACAGACGTCAACGACAACTCGCCCGAGATTTCAGTGCGGTCAGCGCTTACTGAGATTTCCGAGGACGCCCCGCCGGGGACAGTGGTGGCCCTGCTGCACGTCCTGGACCGGGACTCAGGACCTAACGGCGAGGTGCGGTGCTCGCTGGACGGGTCGGTGCCGTTCCGCCTGCAGAGCTCGCGGGGCAGCTACTACAGCGTGGTGACGTCGCGGGAGCTGGACCGGGAGGAGGTGTCGGAGTACAACGTGACGGTGCGGGCGACGGACGGCGGGTCGCCGCCGCGGTGGAGCAGCGCGGTGCTGCGGCTGCGGGTGCtggacgtgaacgacaacgcgccgGTGTTCTCGGAGGCGCGGTACAGCGCCCGCGTGCGGGAGAACAACGCGGCGGGCGCGCTGCTGGTGCGGGTGCGGGCGCGGGACGCGGACTGGGGCGCGAACGCGCGCGTGCGGTACCGGCTGTGCGAGGGCCGCGTGCGGGGCGCGGCGCTGTCGTCGTACGTGTCGCTGGAGGCGGAGACGGGCGCGCTGTACGCGCTGCGCTCGTTCGACTACGAGGAGGTGCGCGAGGTGGGGCTGTGGGTGCGGGCGGAGGACGGCGGGTCGCCGTCGCTGAGCAGCAACGCGTCGGTGCGGCTGGAGATCGCGGAcgagaacgacaacgcgccGCAGGTGCTGTACCCGCCGCCGGCGGGCGCGGGCGCGGGCCCGGGCGCGGGCTGGGCGGGGTCGGGCGTGGAGCTGGCGTCGCGGTCGTGGGAGCCCGGCTCGCTGGTGGCCAAGGTGGTGGCGGTGGACGCGGACGCGGGGCAGAACGCGTGGCTGTCGTACGAGCTGTGGAAGGCGACGGAGCCGGGGCTGTTCCGCGTGGGGCCGCACAGCGGCGAGGTGCGCACGGCGCGCTCGCCGCTGGCCCGCGACGCGTCGCGGCACagcctggtggtggtggtgaaggaCCACGGGCGGCCGGCGCTGTCGGCCACGGCCACGCTGACGGTGGTGCTGGCCGAGAGCGTGGCCgagctgctgtgggagctgggcAGCGCGGCGGCGGCCGTGCCGGGCGAGCCGGCCGGCAGCCTGACGCGGTGGCTGGTGGTGGCCGTGGCGGCCGTCTCCTGCCTCTTCCTcgccttcctgctgctgctgctggcgctgCGCCTGCGCCGCTGGCGCCGCTCGcagctgctgccgccgccgggCAGCGGCGCCTTGCGCGCCGTCCCGGGCTCGCCCTTCGTGGGCCTCGACGGCGTGCGCGCCTTCCTGCGCTCCTACTCGCACGAGGTGTCGCTCACCGCCGACTCGCGCAAGAGCCGCCTCCGCTTGTCGCCCGACAGCGCCTGCGACACGCTGCcggcccgcccgccgcccgccgagCCCGAGCCGCTGCTCGACGAGGACCCTGACGCCGCCCGCCGCTTCCCCGCCGCCGCTGCCTCG GCTGCGCTCTCCCCGCCGCTCGGTAACGCGTTTCCCGTCCGGATTCTCCGTTTCCAGTGCCGAGCCGAGCTGCTTGGTTCGCCTTTCGGCGGGTGCGAGCAAACCGGCCGAGCTAAGGAGGAATCCGCTCTTCGGTGGCCGATGTCGCCGACTCCCGGCAGCTGCCGAGACTGCGGAGAGGAGCGCGGGGAGCGGAGCGCGGCTGCGGTGCCGCCTGCGGGTGCCGCCGTTGTCCGAGGCGCCGCAGCCGCCGCAGCGTCTGCCCCCGCGGGCTGGGGGCTCTCCCGGCGCCGTCCCGAGCGGCAGCGGCGCGGGCAGCAGCGGCGAGAGGCGGCGCCGAGCTCGCTGTCCTGCGGCGGCCCCTGCGCTCGGGGCGGCGAGAGGCTGCGAGGGAGGGAGGAGCGCGGCGAGCGCTGGCGAGCGTGGCGAGCGGGCAGAGGCGGCGGCGAGCAGCGGGGCGAGCGCTGCTGGCCGCCTTGCTGCTGGGCTTGTGGTgccgggcggcggcggagggGCACCGCCCAGCTCTGCATCGACGTCACCGACGCCaacgacaacgcgcccgtgGTCGCGCAGGAGCGGTACCGCGCCAGCCTGCGGGAGGACGCGCCGCGGGGCTCGGCGCTGCTCAACGTCTCCGACGCCGACGCGGGCACCAACGCGCGCATCGCCTGCGGCTTCGGGGAGATGTCGTCTAAGGTGCTTCAGAAGTTCGTGCTGGATGCGGAGAGCGGGACGATCACGCTGCGCGAAGCGCTGGACTTTGAGGACACGCGAGGCTACGCGCTGCTGGTGGAGGCGAGGGATGGAGGCGGTCTGGTGGCGCACTGCGAGGTGGATGTGGAGGTGCTGGGCGTGAACGACAACGCGACGCTGGTGCTGTGGGCTCGGCGGGCTTGA